One part of the Eulemur rufifrons isolate Redbay chromosome 16, OSU_ERuf_1, whole genome shotgun sequence genome encodes these proteins:
- the HIGD1C gene encoding HIG1 domain family member 1C has translation MSPDNQWSADEDEGQLSRLIRKSRDSPFVPVGIAGFVTVVSYGLYKLKYRRDQKMSIHLIHLRVAAQGFVVGAVTLGVLYSMYKDYIRPRFFNVSKK, from the exons atgtctccagacaacCAGTGGTCAGCAGATGAGGATGAAGGCCAGTTATCCCGACTGATCAGGAAATCTAGAGACTCCCCCTTTGTCCCTGTAG GTATAGCAGGTTTTGTGACTGTGGTGTCCTATGGTCTTTACAAGTTGAAGTACAGAAGAGATCAGAAAATGTCCATTCATCTTATTCACCTGAGAGTCGCTGCCCAAGGATTTGTTGTAGGAGCTGTGACTCTGG GTGTTCTCTATTCTATGTATAAGGATTACATTAGACCTCGATTCTTCAATGTGTCCAAAAAATGA